The proteins below are encoded in one region of Desulfovibrio sp. Huiquan2017:
- a CDS encoding CBS domain-containing protein, with the protein TPGTFKEIYSISYDLALKRLRSLGRAEGIMTSPVHCLNRGMSLTAAASFMAEHGISGAPVVNERGEICGVLSEKDFLRKMGLPTTAGIMSVVGECLTVKKCLVSDLRGISVHELMSQPAIAAHKDTTLAEISQLFTDHSINRIPICNVDGAPLGIVTRSDLVSSICQMV; encoded by the coding sequence ACACCGGGGACGTTCAAAGAAATTTATTCGATATCGTATGACCTGGCGTTGAAAAGGCTCCGGTCATTGGGAAGAGCGGAAGGCATCATGACCTCCCCGGTCCATTGCCTGAACCGAGGAATGAGTCTCACAGCAGCGGCTTCCTTCATGGCAGAACATGGGATCAGCGGTGCTCCCGTCGTCAACGAAAGAGGGGAAATCTGTGGCGTCCTGTCTGAAAAAGACTTCCTGCGTAAAATGGGACTCCCTACAACCGCAGGCATCATGTCCGTTGTCGGCGAATGCTTAACCGTCAAAAAATGCCTTGTATCAGATCTACGGGGAATCTCCGTTCATGAACTGATGAGCCAGCCCGCCATTGCCGCGCACAAGGACACGACCTTGGCGGAGATCTCGCAACTTTTCACGGATCACTCGATAAATCGAATTCCAATCTGCAATGTGGACGGGGCCCCGCTTGGGATCGTGACAAGAAGCGATCTGGTCAGCTCCATATGTCAAATGGTGTAG